The following are from one region of the Cupriavidus sp. D39 genome:
- a CDS encoding enoyl-CoA hydratase has translation MAYEQVKYEVSDLVAKITFNRPDRLNALTRIMEAEIREAMQQADCDRDVRAIVLTGAGRGFCAGMDMDELEVLPPGDIREEKWMRPFDMNRRADYQTRYSYFPAVQKPIIAAVNGAAAGLGLIMALYSDIRFASETAVFSTAFAKRGLIAEHGIAWILPRVVGPGHAADLLLSSRKVTAEEALRMGLVNRITPPDALLAQAHSYARDLADNVSPRSIRVMKRQLWETPYQSLGEAIMDANQEMFLSIQSADFKEGVAHFQQRRPAAFTGE, from the coding sequence ATGGCCTACGAGCAAGTCAAGTATGAAGTCAGCGACCTGGTCGCCAAGATCACCTTCAACCGCCCCGATCGCCTCAACGCGCTGACCCGGATCATGGAGGCGGAAATCCGCGAGGCAATGCAACAGGCCGACTGCGATCGCGACGTGCGTGCCATCGTCCTGACCGGCGCCGGGCGCGGGTTTTGCGCGGGCATGGATATGGATGAGCTGGAAGTGCTACCTCCGGGCGATATTCGGGAGGAGAAGTGGATGCGCCCCTTTGATATGAACCGCCGCGCCGATTACCAAACGCGCTATTCCTACTTCCCGGCGGTACAGAAGCCAATCATTGCCGCCGTCAACGGCGCGGCCGCCGGGCTGGGCTTGATCATGGCGCTCTACAGCGATATCCGTTTCGCCAGCGAGACTGCGGTCTTCAGCACCGCCTTCGCCAAGCGGGGCCTGATCGCCGAGCACGGCATCGCGTGGATACTGCCGCGCGTGGTCGGCCCGGGGCATGCTGCGGATCTGCTGCTGTCGTCGCGCAAGGTCACGGCTGAAGAGGCGCTGCGCATGGGACTGGTCAACCGGATCACGCCGCCCGATGCGCTCCTGGCCCAGGCGCACAGCTACGCGCGCGATCTCGCCGACAATGTGTCGCCGCGCTCGATTCGCGTGATGAAGCGGCAACTGTGGGAGACCCCGTATCAAAGCCTCGGCGAGGCGATTATGGATGCCAACCAGGAAATGTTCCTAAGCATCCAGAGCGCGGATTTCAAGGAAGGCGTGGCACACTTTCAGCAGCGGCGGCCGGCAGCGTTCACGGGGGAATAG
- a CDS encoding helix-turn-helix domain-containing protein, with protein sequence MRELENICERMAAFFSQWEDKEKIAFDELHHDCPELYSPNAGQTDQGGAGQPRERALTVLALCGGNRQEAARRLGVSPPRYSAGCGKLTQRLRLFPRERCRPPLLKVCHAFLEIRALDA encoded by the coding sequence GTGCGCGAACTCGAGAATATCTGCGAACGGATGGCGGCGTTCTTCTCCCAGTGGGAAGACAAGGAAAAGATCGCCTTCGACGAACTGCACCATGACTGCCCGGAACTCTATAGCCCCAATGCTGGCCAGACCGACCAAGGCGGCGCCGGACAGCCGCGCGAGCGGGCACTGACGGTGCTGGCACTATGCGGCGGCAATCGCCAGGAGGCGGCCCGTCGCCTCGGCGTCAGCCCGCCACGCTATAGCGCTGGCTGCGGGAAGCTGACACAACGGCTGCGGCTATTCCCCCGTGAACGCTGCCGGCCGCCGCTGCTGAAAGTGTGCCACGCCTTCCTTGAAATCCGCGCTCTGGATGCTTAG
- a CDS encoding enoyl-CoA hydratase/isomerase family protein, protein MNTMKQYVRVERRQAIALVTLDHPESLNAISGPMRDALIAALEDLNADGAIRAIVLTGSGDRAFSSGQDLAEAASFKTEEVEGWMRHQRAMFQAVRNLDKPLVVAFNGTAAGTGFQIGLLADIRVGFADMSIGQPEVRVGLASILGSYLMTLFLSRSHNVEMSLLGRLITGERAYQLGILNVLAERGQVLSKAMEIASEFAELPVNAVRLTKERFRVLTQPGFDEACAAVIRYHRDEYATGEPQAIMRGFLDARGRRRRERETAA, encoded by the coding sequence ATGAACACGATGAAACAGTACGTGCGCGTCGAACGCCGGCAAGCGATAGCCCTGGTGACGCTCGATCATCCCGAGTCGCTCAATGCCATCAGCGGCCCGATGCGCGATGCACTGATCGCCGCGCTGGAAGACCTCAATGCCGATGGCGCCATCCGCGCCATCGTGCTGACCGGATCCGGGGATCGCGCTTTCTCTTCCGGGCAAGACCTGGCCGAGGCGGCCAGCTTTAAGACCGAGGAAGTGGAAGGCTGGATGAGGCACCAGCGTGCCATGTTCCAGGCCGTGCGCAATCTTGACAAGCCGCTGGTGGTGGCTTTCAACGGCACCGCAGCCGGCACCGGTTTCCAGATCGGCTTGCTGGCCGATATCCGCGTCGGCTTTGCCGACATGTCGATCGGACAGCCCGAAGTGCGTGTCGGCCTGGCCAGCATTCTCGGCTCCTACCTGATGACGCTGTTCCTAAGCCGGTCGCACAATGTGGAGATGTCCTTGCTCGGCCGCCTGATCACGGGCGAGCGCGCCTATCAGCTTGGCATCCTCAATGTCCTGGCCGAGCGGGGGCAAGTGTTGTCCAAGGCGATGGAGATCGCTAGTGAGTTCGCCGAGCTGCCCGTCAATGCCGTGCGGCTGACCAAGGAGCGTTTCCGCGTGCTGACCCAGCCCGGATTTGACGAGGCCTGTGCCGCGGTGATCCGCTATCACCGCGACGAATATGCCACCGGCGAACCCCAGGCAATCATGCGTGGCTTCCTGGATGCTCGCGGCCGCCGTCGCCGCGAACGCGAAACCGCGGCTTAA
- a CDS encoding PAS domain-containing protein: protein MRLETYRPAAAAAIRQRLFMPLGTAIALIVGIWVAVALWAGWDRGTSIGRINADASRLAFAIGQSVERTMMEADQLTSLIGGAVIELGPELPLAEWTRNGDLATEPFLQTAVLDETGRIRASTNPAFEPLDLSDRAHFRVHIDNPRPTLYVSKPLVGRISGRWVVQLSKGIVAPNGRFRGVVVVSLDPLSLTNVYKSIYLGNKGVIGVLGTEDFIFRARSSGSSATPGQFVPASSEVRKALSGPGDAQVIGESPIDGIERIFGIQRLSRGDLAVVVGYNVHEALAAYRSRLMVIVMLASAISALIVYFQFRQAKAIKNLALPADREAVVTRSLNERKQHLHALFLAVDEGIGVFDRNLVIDDANPALCSLLGVSLGELRGATPQQFINHLYQGRRPSPDATARASPAHSAERSPHSS from the coding sequence ATGAGACTGGAAACCTATCGGCCCGCAGCGGCTGCCGCCATCCGGCAGCGCTTGTTCATGCCCCTGGGGACCGCCATCGCACTGATTGTAGGCATCTGGGTCGCCGTAGCGTTGTGGGCAGGCTGGGACAGAGGTACCTCCATCGGCCGAATCAATGCCGATGCCAGTCGGCTCGCCTTCGCGATCGGCCAGAGTGTCGAACGAACGATGATGGAAGCGGACCAATTGACCTCACTGATCGGGGGTGCTGTGATTGAGCTAGGCCCTGAATTGCCGCTTGCAGAATGGACCCGCAACGGCGATCTCGCCACCGAGCCGTTCCTGCAGACGGCGGTCCTGGACGAGACAGGGCGCATTAGGGCTTCCACCAATCCAGCGTTTGAGCCGCTGGACCTATCCGACCGCGCGCATTTTCGCGTTCACATCGACAATCCCCGGCCGACACTGTATGTGAGCAAGCCCCTGGTCGGCCGCATCTCCGGACGCTGGGTGGTGCAGCTATCCAAAGGCATCGTCGCGCCGAACGGGCGTTTCCGCGGAGTCGTGGTGGTATCGCTCGATCCGCTCTCGCTAACCAATGTCTACAAGAGTATTTACCTCGGTAACAAAGGCGTGATCGGGGTGCTCGGCACTGAAGACTTTATATTCCGGGCGCGCTCGAGCGGGTCGAGCGCCACGCCTGGGCAGTTCGTGCCGGCAAGCTCCGAAGTCCGAAAAGCCCTCTCCGGGCCCGGAGACGCGCAAGTCATTGGTGAGAGCCCCATCGACGGCATCGAGCGCATATTCGGCATCCAACGGCTGTCACGGGGCGATCTCGCCGTGGTGGTGGGCTACAACGTGCATGAGGCCTTGGCGGCGTACCGGAGCAGACTGATGGTGATTGTCATGCTCGCGAGCGCCATTTCTGCGCTTATTGTCTACTTCCAGTTCCGCCAGGCAAAGGCCATCAAAAATCTGGCCTTGCCGGCAGACCGGGAAGCAGTGGTGACCCGCAGCCTGAATGAGAGAAAGCAGCATCTCCATGCGCTCTTTCTTGCCGTTGACGAAGGCATTGGTGTCTTCGACAGGAATCTCGTGATCGATGACGCCAATCCGGCGCTCTGCAGCTTGCTCGGCGTCTCGCTCGGGGAATTGCGCGGCGCTACACCGCAGCAATTTATCAACCACCTGTATCAGGGCCGCCGTCCCTCCCCCGATGCGACCGCTCGCGCGAGTCCAGCGCACAGCGCAGAACGATCTCCCCATTCTTCGTGA